The window GGTCGGATTGGAAAATGTATTCGATAAGCAATACATCACCTACTATTCGCAGACGGTAGGAAACGATAGCCGCTACTTCGCGGGGCGGGGCAGAACGCTGACGGCCAAGTATTCCTTCGAGTTCTAGAGCGCGTCGTATTCGACAGGTGGGGCGGGACCTCCGGGCCCGCCTTCCCGTTTTCGCGGAGATTCGTTCGCGACTTTTCAGGACGTCCGGCATTTGCGGGGCGTCTTTTTTATCGGCTCGAAAGCGGCCCCGGAGGTCTCGCTCCACCATCGGCGAGAGCTACCCCTAGCTAGTTGTCAACGAAACGTTGCTACTGTTTTGATTGGGCGAATACGGACTTCAAGCCCATGCTGATCGATGGCGCCACCATGGTGAAATGGTCGAAGCCGGGCAGCACTTTGATTTCAAATGAGCCGGGTTTTGCCCAACCGCCAGAGAGTTTCGCTTCGAGCGGCTTCAAGTCGTTGAGGAAATAGACAGCGTCTTCCTCGTCGCCTGTGACAATGAAGAGGCGACAAACGCGAGCATCGGCGCCGCTCGCGGTATCCGAGAGCAGGTCGAGCTGTCCGGCGAGAAAGGGGCTGCCGGCGACGATGCCTTGAAAATCGTCACCGCTTTTCGAATACGTGTAGAGGGCGAAGAGTCCGCCGAGAGAGTGGCCGAAGAGGTAGCGTTTTTCGGGGTCCGCAGGGTAGCGTTCTTCGATGAAGGGAATGGCCTCGGTGAGCAGAAATTGATGAAACTTCGGACCACCGCCGGACTGCGGCTCGTTTCCGTAGGGCTGGGGGCTCAGGTCTCGACTGCGGTGGTTTCCGTTCTCCAGATCGAGCGTGCCGTATCCAATTCCCACTACGATGGATGGGGGCACGGCTCCCGACCAGCCGAGCTCGGTGACGATGGAGCACATCATGGGGAAGGTATGATCTCCGTCGAGAGCGTAGATCACAGGGTAGGTTGCGTCTGGATTCGCTGCTGCCTCAGGCGGGACCCGCACGTAGAGCGTGAAGTCGTCCCCAACCGATTCGGAAGAGAGGACGGTGACTTGCGTGCCAGTGAGCACAGGAAGTTCGCTGGTGGAAACGTCTCCCATAAGAGGCGAAACGAGGAGTAACGCGCTCGCCAGGCAGAGCAGATGCTGGAGGAGGGAGCGTGAACGGGCGAGGAGGCGAAGCTGTTTCGACATAAGATCCGGTGAGCAGTTTCGATGCCACGACTTGGGTTCTTGGCCTCTGGGCAGCGGGAGAGACTTGTTTACTGTTTGATTGTACGCGCCCGCATAGGCGTTGCAATCGTCCGCAAAACCGTATTGTCTGCTTGACCGATGAAATACGTCTTAACCCCTCTCATTTTCGCAGCTGCATCATCCCTTGTAGTTGCAGAACCAGTACATGAGCTCACTATCGATGCTGCCGGCGACAACGGTCACATCAGTGAGCATATCTACGGCCATTTCGCGGAGCATCTTGGCCGCGGAATCTACGACGGCTTTTGGAAAAAGGATGCTTCTGGCGAGTACATTATTCGCGACGACGTGGTCGCCGCCATGAAGGAGCTCGGCGTGCCAAATCTGCGATGGCCGGGCGGTTGCTTTGCCGATTACTATTTCTGGGAGCACGGCATCGGCCGCAAGGATCAGCGTCCCACGGTGGTGAACAATCTCTGGGGTGGCGTCACCGAAGATAATTCCGTGGGCACGCACGAGTTCATGGATCTAGTGGCCGAGCTGGAGGCCGAGCCCATCGTGGTCGGCAATGTCGGCAGCGGCACGGTCGAGGACATGGCGAATTGGTGGCAGTACATCAATCATCCGGGCGAGAGCCCTATGGCCAAGCTGCGCCGAGAAAACGGCCGCGAGGATCCTTGGAATGTGAAGTACTGGGGCGTAGGCAACGAAAGCTGGGGCTGCGGCGGACACATGCGCCCCGAGTACTATGCGGATCTCTATCGACGCTTCGCGACTTTTCTGCACGGCTATGGAGACGTAAAACCTTTCCGCATCGCCACTGGCCCTGCGGAGGCCGACTACAACTGGACCGAGGTGGTCATGGAGCGAGCCGGTCACATGATCGACGGCCTAGACCTGCACGTTTACACCATCGACGGCACTTGGCAGACCCACAAGGGGCAGGCAGTCAATTTCGATGAGAGCGGCTGGTATCGCCTGATGCGCCGCGCCATGTGGATGGACGAGCTCATCACCAACCATAAGGCCATCATGGATGAGCACGATCCGGAGAAACGCGTTTGGCTCATCGTGGGAGAGTGGGGCACCTGGCACGAGCAGGAGGAAGGCTCAACTCCAGGCTTTCTCTACCAGCAAAACACCCTGCGCGACGCCCTGACGGCCTCGGTCACGCTCGACATTTTCCACCAGCATCTGGACCGCGTGAAGATGGCCAACATCGCCCAGACCATCAACGTGCTGCAGGCCATGATCCTCACCGACGGCGAGCAAATGCTGCTGACGCCGACTTACCATGTGTTCGACCTCTACAAGCCGCATCGCGAGGCCAAGGCCTTGCCCTTCGAGCTGGATCGCGGCGAATATATGTACGAAGGCGAGGAAGGCGACCCGCTGCCCGCGATCAGCGCCACGGCGTCGATCAACGACGAAGGCCAGGTCCACATCAGCCTGACCAACATCGACCCGCACCAGGCGCGCACCATCGAGATCTCGATGGACGGCTTGAAGGGCAAGAAGGTCCGCTGGGCCAAGATCCTCACTGCTGACGAGATGAACGCTCGAAACACTTTCGAAGCCCCCGAAGCCCTCGTGCCCGAGAAGTTCAAGGGAGCCAAGATCAAGGGCGGCAAGCTGATCGTCGAGATGCCAGCCAAGTCGCTAGTGACTCTAGCCCTCTAGGAAAAGCGAGGCGACGAATGCCGGTCCGAATAGATTCGTTTCGGATACGGCGCCCCGCCGCTTGCGGAGGAGAATTCTGTTTGAAAGGCCGAGCCATGGAGCTCGGCCTTTTTTGGGGACTCGATGCCGCGACCGATGCGTGCGGAGCAGGGGATGCACGGGGAGTTAACTTGGCTGAGCTCGCAGCGCGCATCCTGGCGGCGCGGTTCAAGCGGAAAACTGGCTCTATCGATCGCTGAGGACCAGCCGTATCAGGGCGGGATCCGAGGGGAGCTGCTGGAAACTGATTCGGGCCAGACGGGCCTGCCCTGCGACATCGACGGCGCCGGGCGTCAAGGCCTCCAGGGAGTAGGTGCTCCAATCGACGCCGCCGGTTTGATCGTCCTTTTTTCCGATTTGCAGAGCGAGCGACGCGATCGAGGTGCGGCTAGGAAGGTATGCCATGAGAGACAGGGCGCTGGCCGAGTCGAATCGCGGTTCATGTTCGGGCAGCTCGCCTCGCAATTTCACGATCGATTGGGGACCGGGACCCGAGGCGGGCTGGTCCATAAAACGCTGCTTGAAAGCTGCGAGCAGTTCCGAATCGCTGAGATCGCTCTCGATCGCCCATATCCGAAAATCGAATACGCCTGGATTTGTGCCTAGAAGAAGCTCCCGCTGGTTTTGCACGCCGTCGCCGTCTAGGTCGCCACTGCTGGTGAACTGCGTGCCTCGAGCGAAGGACCTCAGTGGGACGGCGGCCTCCAGCTTGAGCTTGAAGGCATCGCTTTGTTTCTCGGGCGTGAAGGTCAAGTTGTCGAGGTGGACGGTTCCGATCCAGTAGTAGTTGATCGAGGTGGAAACGATTGAGACGAGTCCGCCGGAGGATGGAATGTTGAGGGAGTAGTCATTTCCGTCCCAGAGGGTTTCGATGATCTGCCCGTTGATTCTCACCTCTCCAGGGAACGGTTTGAAGTCCCATTCCCTTCGGTATCCAAAACTCAATACGCCGCCTTGGTCGAGGTCGAGATGGATGGCCGAATTGACAAGGGTCAGGTCCATGCCTTGCGACAATTCGGAACCGCGTGTCACCGTAAGATCGTTTTCGTAGTCGAAGATGTAGAAGAGATCGCTCTTCTGCATTTCCTCGACAGGCCCCCGCTCGAGCGGGAAGACTTGTCCGACGAGGTGATCGCTCACGGTGAAGGTGAGAGGCAGCGTCGCGGCTGCGCCGAACGTATCGATGAATACCGGAGCGTCGAGATCGTAGACCTCCGCCTTTTCGCCCCAGTCCACGGTGATCTGATCGCCTGCTTTATAGGACTGCTTTTCTGGCGCGATCGAGAGCTTGTGGTAGTCGCTTTGCACCGTCAGGTCTACCTTCAGACCCGGCACGTAGGCGACCGGAGCTGCTTGCAGTCGAGTTGACTGAGAAAGGTGCAGGCGCTGCTTGCCTGCTGGAACGAGAAAATAGGAATGCCCGCTGGAGGTTTGGGTCATCTTCTGCAGTCGGCCGTTGATTCTGAGTTCGGGGTTTCGATCGAGATTGGTATCGAATGGAAGAGCGAGACTGCCAGGTCCTTCGACGACGGTGGTGTAGGTGTAGCGATCGTCGATCTGATGAAGCAGTGTCCACTCGCTACCAGTGTAACCAGAAACTGATGACGCGGAGACCAACGCGCTCACCTCGGTGTGTTGACTGATGGTCAAGGTCAGCGGGTTCTGGGCGCTCGAGGCGTCGCCAGTCCACTGCTGAAACGAAAACCCGTCGAAGGGGCGGGCGAAAAGCGTCACCTGCTCTCCTCTGGTGTAGTAGGGCTTCTCCGGGTACAGCGTGACTGCAGCGTTCTGAGCTGTGGCGGATAGCGTGTATCCGTTTATCAATTGCACGTCGTTTATGACGCTTTCCCAGCGATCATCGGTAGCGCTGTAGATCAATTCCACGGTTTTCGTTCCAGCTGGGATCGTGAAATAGGAGGGGGTGGACTGGTTGTGTCTGGGGTGGGCGACGAGATAGCTCTCGTTTCCGATCCGGACCTCGACGTTCGCTTCGAATTGCAGATAGGCATCGACCATGAGCACGGCGGGTCCTTGCACCTGTTTGGTGAAGGTGATGGGGCCTTTCTTCAGCAGGATGCGACCGTTTGTATCGAGTTCGCTCGGGGGGTCGAATTGAGGCACTTCGCCTGTGGCGGTCAGACCGAAGGGCAGTCCCGCTTCCTCTTCCTCCGGTAGGCCGAAGAAGCCGATCGCTGGTAGCGGAGTATTCACCGACTCCGTGATGGAGAGTTCGTAGGTCTCCTCCGGAGTGAGCCAAACGTGAAACGCTTCGGGGGAATCGGGGACCGCCTTGAGGGTCACGCTCCCGCTTTGAGAAACGACGCCGTTGACGGGCTCGATCTGAATCTGACCCGGTCCGAAGGATATGAAAGGAGCCGCGTACCCGGATATCGTTTTGATCGAAGAGATTCGGCTCGTTTCGTAAAGAACGCCACCGTCCGCGATCGTGAAGGAGATAAAGGTCTGGCCGACCGGGACGGGGAGCCCGACTCGCATCCACTCGCCGAGCCCTTCGACCGGGATAGGCACGCCTGGCGACAGCGTTTCGAAGAGCGCATAGTCGCCCTCTGGGAGGTAGAGGTAGAAGGTGACGAACTTGTCGCCCGCCGTTTCGATGCGCACGATGGAGTCCGGATCCAAGGCCTTGCTCGTAGCCCCCGTAGGGTCGAGCTCGTTGGATGGACGATTGGCGCTGCTGGGAATGGTGGTGAGCAAGCCCTTGGAGCGGACGAAGGATGGGCCGACGTTTCCGGTGACGAAGGTATCGCCCTTGATCGTCACTTGATATTGGCGCACGAAATCCGAGCTCTCCCACTTCGTTTGCGAGTGGTCGAAGGAGGAGGTGACCAAGTTGCTGAATACCGAGCTTTGCGGTACCGATGACGCCAGCGAGATGGTTACTTTTTCGCCCCAGGCGTAGTCCTCCTTGGCTGGCGTGACCAGCACGTTCTCGGTTTGCAGGCCGAAGTCGCCGGTAAGGGAGAACCGATTGCGGGTCAGGGCGTTGACGATCGAGAGGCTTTCGCTTGAGTTCGCATCGATCTGAACTTCCAGCTTGGCGGATCGCGCGGTCGTGGACGGGGCGAGGGCGATGGTGGAACCCGCATAGACGAGCTGAGGGCTTCGACCGTCCACCGTCCACTTGGCGGTTCCGGTGAAATCGCCATCCAGATCGAAACGAAACTCGTGGTCCGCGGGTATGGAGAAGGTGAATACGCTCGGGGAGGCAGAACCCTTGATCTGGAAGGATGGGCTGTACTCGTCCGTGGTTGCGAGCGCATTCGAGCCTTGGCCGACGGTGTAGGTGGTGGGGAGGAGACTCGCGGTCGGTCGGTAGCGTGGAGCGACCAGGCGATGCTGGTTCATCACTACCGTTGTGGTCCGATTGGCGCCGCTGGCGTCGCCAGTCCAGGATAGAAACTGATTTCCCGTGGTCGCGTCCGCGGTGAGCGTCACGGACTGGCCCTTGGCGAAAACGTTTTTAGGCGACGAACCCGAGACGCTGTAGCTTCCCAGCATGCTCGATGTAGGCCGCACCGCGAAACCCTTGGTGTAGCTCATCGCTGGCAGGGGAATGGGGTCCGCGTAGCTTGATTCGTTTTTACGGCTGACGTCGATGCTCAGTCGGGTCGTTCCATCTGGGATAAGGTATTCGTGAATGTAGGTGTAAGCCTGCTGACCGAAAGAAATGCGCGGTTCGATGTAGTCGCCTTCTCGATACACCTCTGCGGAGAGGGAATCGAGGACGGTCAGTTCCAGGACGCCAGGCCCCTGCAGTATTACGTCAAGCGTTTCCGGGTCGTTGACCAGCTTGTCGTCGATGGTTTCGAAACGGTTGAAAACCGGATTGAAGTGCCAGTCCTCGAAGTTGCTCAATGGCAATTCCAGACCAGAGATGCCTAGGTCGAAGATGAACTTCGGCTTCAGGTCGATGTTTTGGTAGAGGGTGACGGGAAGCGAAAGGGACGATCCGCTGAGGTCAGGGTCTTCCCAGCCGAGGAAGGTATAGCGGTCGTCGACTTCGACTTTGATGTCGAGAACTTCGCCCACCTTGGCTTCGAAGGGAAAGCCCGATCTCGCCACCACCCGTCCGCCATGAGCGGTCTGCGTGGCGTTGATGGTTTGGTGGACGCCGAGAAATTCGAGCTTCATGGCGCCGACGCCAGACTTCGAACGAAAGGAGACCCGGAAGGGACCCGCTTGAGCAAGCCTCACTCGCACCATGTTGTCGAAGAACGTAGACGCTTCAGCGCTCTCCCCTGCGGCGTCTACCATGACCGATATCGAGCTTGAGGAGGTGTCCACCAGACGAAATATCAAGGTGCAAGGACCTTGCGCCTCGCCGTTGATGGCGGAGGCGAATCGATCGCTCAGGTTGGTGGTTAGCAATCCGTTGTCTTTGGAAAACGAATACGGAGAGGACCAGCTCAGCGGAATGGGCGACTCGAATATTGCTGGCGTCCGGTAGTAGGCAGCGAGGGTGAGGTTGCCGTTCGCGATTGGCTCGATGTCGTAGGATAGGGAATGGACGTCGCCCTTCCACTGCTCGAATCCTTGGCGCTTCGAAAGCGAGATGCTAAGCGGGATCGCGCTGCCGTAGGCGTAGGGTCCGGCGGGCGCGGCGACGGCGCCGGCGGGCGCGACCAGCTGCAGGCCGACTTCAATCTCGTCGATCGGAACGAAGGTGAAGGTGTAGGTCGAGGGAGAGAAACGGCCGCCTTGGTAGTCGCTAGCGAGCTTGAAGAAGCGTGGGAATTTGGAGCTTCGTTTCCCTTCCCCCGTAAAGCCCTCGGTCGAGCCCAGAACCTGTCCCGCTGGAAGATCCAAAGCGTAGGCCTCGATCGGCAGGCGCTCGAAGCTGGAGACGTTTTGGGTATCGAGGATGGAGAAGGTGATGGTGCCGCTTTGGTCGTTCCCGACCGAGATCTGGGCGGAGCCTCCGTGGGCGAAGAGGAAGGACTTTCCCTCCCAATCGAACCGCTCTCCGAACACGGCGTAGAACGACTGGGCGTGGGTTAGGGTTGGAGAGAAGGTGGCGTCATGCGAGATGAAGCCTCCCGTTTGGCGCGACCGCCAGCCGATGAATTGCCAGCCGGGGGCGGCGAAGGCGTTCAGCGTCGCTGTGACCGACCCGTCGGATGCAGGAACGGAATGAGCCATGGAAACGGATCCTTCGCCGATCGTCGAAGCGAAGGCCTGCGCTTCAGTGACGTACCTGAGATTATGGATACGCATGTTCGCCCGAGATCCATAGCCGTCGCGAGTCGGATGAAGAATCCAGTTGACCACTTGAGGAGGGGTTTCGAAGGCGAGGTGGACGGTATGGGGCGTGTCGCCATCGGCGGTGACGTAGATTGTCTCCAGGTGATTGGTCAGGCCTTGCATCGAGGAGAACTCCAAATTGCCCGACATGGAGGGAACTACCTCGAAGGAGAGAACGCCGGGGCGGGAAAGGCCTTCCGCCTGCGCTTCCATGACGAAGTCTTCCGGCTGCGCATTGGGTTGGTCGTAGGGGCTCGGCGCTTCGAGGGACCACGCCTTGCCGCCTTGCATGTCGAGTTGAGCGTCGAAGATGGCGCTCGCGACCGAATGGCCGTGCAGCAGCACGCTCAGTTTTCCGGTTTTCGAAGTGATGTAGGAGCGTTCCGGGGCGGAGCCGGAAAGGGTTCGCAGCGCCAGCGAATTTACGCGGTAGCCAGAATCGGGCAGAGCCTCGATGGTCACGCGTTCCGTCGGGGCGTAGGCGCGCTTGTCGGGTGAAAGGGATAGGGTTCCGCCATCTGCGGTTTCTTTTCTAACTTGTCGCCCGTAGCTCAGCTTGAAGTCGTCGATGAGGAGAGCGGCGTTCAGCGCGGCTTCGCTGAAAATCTGAAACTCGATGGAAAACGTGCGCTGCGAAGGCGCGGAGACAGGGACGATCACCGTCTGCCAGGCCGATCCCGAAACGTCGATGACTTGAATATCCAGACTGCTGCCGTCGATCTTCGGCTTGATCGTGTAGTTGTAGTCGAGGTTTCGGCCCTTCAAGGAAAAGCTGACCACGGCATCGCGATCGATCGTTTTGCTGAGGGTGTAGGAGACCGAACCGCTGGGCTTCTCGGCGGTGCGGGTCAGGGCCAAGCTGTTGGCGCCGCGAATCGAGTCGGCGTCGATCGCCAGGGCCGCCGTATCGGCGATGCTGAAACCGCTTGACGGAGAGAGGTCCAATGCGGTGAGGGCGTCGTTGTTGGAAGGAGCTGCGAATCCCTTCGAGCAGAGACAGAGTCCGATCAACACGGACAGAATAATGCTAGGGTGCATAAGTTTGGGAGCCCGCGGAAAATGATTGCATGCATTGCGAAAGTCAATCGCGAGCTAGAGCCGGTCATCGCTCTCTTCTCCCTGTCCAACAAGGAGCGGCTTTCCGCTGGCGAGAAGCCAAGGGCGTAGGGCCAGGGGCGGAGCGGACGGTTCAGATTTGTCAGACTCGCCAGCGTGTGGGTGCAGGCAGGCGGCAGTGCGTGGAAATCTCCAGCTTTCGCTTGTCGAATCCAGTGCGATTGCGCTCTAGGCGCCGGCTCCCTTGACGAGCTCCCAGAACTCCTCGCGGTTGTTGCTGCGAGGGAAGGGGCTGACGGGAACGTCGCGGCCTAGGAAGGCGCAAAGGGGGTCCCAGCCTTGGGCGACCTCGAAGACGAGCAGCTGCGACTCGGGTATGGCGGCTTTGACCCGCTCGTTGTGAGCGGCGAAGTCTTGCTCGAATCGTTCGGAGGTGGAGCCGATGGTGAACCCGGTGCGTTCGATGACGGCGCAAGCCATGTCGAGCCATTCCCACATGGCTGGCGGGGCGTTTTCCTTTCCGTCGATCAAGGTGTTGATGGTGCTGGCAAAGCTAGCGCTCCAGCTCTCGGGACTGCGAGTGGTGAGAACGAATTTCGCGTCAGGATAAACGGCATAGAGCTCTTCGTAGAAGCCTGCGGTGGGCCAGTCGACGGCGCTGCCGTATCCAGCGTAGAGGGAGGTCCAATTGGGCGAGCCGGCGAGCGCGGACTGCCACAAGGGAAGGTGATTGGGCAGGTCCCGCGCGACTTCCTCCATGTGGTAGCACGGTCCGTAGTCGAGCGCTTGCAGGGCGAGTTTGAGCGAATAGGTGCCGGTGCGTCCGACTCCCACGCCGATGACGTTCAG of the Pelagicoccus sp. SDUM812003 genome contains:
- a CDS encoding alpha/beta hydrolase-fold protein codes for the protein MGDVSTSELPVLTGTQVTVLSSESVGDDFTLYVRVPPEAAANPDATYPVIYALDGDHTFPMMCSIVTELGWSGAVPPSIVVGIGYGTLDLENGNHRSRDLSPQPYGNEPQSGGGPKFHQFLLTEAIPFIEERYPADPEKRYLFGHSLGGLFALYTYSKSGDDFQGIVAGSPFLAGQLDLLSDTASGADARVCRLFIVTGDEEDAVYFLNDLKPLEAKLSGGWAKPGSFEIKVLPGFDHFTMVAPSISMGLKSVFAQSKQ
- a CDS encoding alpha-L-arabinofuranosidase C-terminal domain-containing protein, with the protein product MKYVLTPLIFAAASSLVVAEPVHELTIDAAGDNGHISEHIYGHFAEHLGRGIYDGFWKKDASGEYIIRDDVVAAMKELGVPNLRWPGGCFADYYFWEHGIGRKDQRPTVVNNLWGGVTEDNSVGTHEFMDLVAELEAEPIVVGNVGSGTVEDMANWWQYINHPGESPMAKLRRENGREDPWNVKYWGVGNESWGCGGHMRPEYYADLYRRFATFLHGYGDVKPFRIATGPAEADYNWTEVVMERAGHMIDGLDLHVYTIDGTWQTHKGQAVNFDESGWYRLMRRAMWMDELITNHKAIMDEHDPEKRVWLIVGEWGTWHEQEEGSTPGFLYQQNTLRDALTASVTLDIFHQHLDRVKMANIAQTINVLQAMILTDGEQMLLTPTYHVFDLYKPHREAKALPFELDRGEYMYEGEEGDPLPAISATASINDEGQVHISLTNIDPHQARTIEISMDGLKGKKVRWAKILTADEMNARNTFEAPEALVPEKFKGAKIKGGKLIVEMPAKSLVTLAL
- a CDS encoding sulfotransferase produces the protein MKLNVIGVGVGRTGTYSLKLALQALDYGPCYHMEEVARDLPNHLPLWQSALAGSPNWTSLYAGYGSAVDWPTAGFYEELYAVYPDAKFVLTTRSPESWSASFASTINTLIDGKENAPPAMWEWLDMACAVIERTGFTIGSTSERFEQDFAAHNERVKAAIPESQLLVFEVAQGWDPLCAFLGRDVPVSPFPRSNNREEFWELVKGAGA